The DNA window tatcaaactctctttcacGTACAGTCAAAGTCTCTTTCATGTACAGTCAAAGTCTCTTTCATTCATtatcaaactctctttcacGTACAGTCAAACTCTTTCACATTTACtactaaactttttttatagCAAACGTAGTTATTTTGATCAAACAGGAAGGCTGTTTAAATTCTCCTTTTCTCATTGGTCTGCAACTCTCACAGTGCTACTAGCCAAATTTGTGCTATACAGGGTCGGACGGCAGAATTGTATGTAGACTTTgacttgttgttttattttgattttttaatacagccatgtgtttgtttcttctttttcttctatttcaAAATCAGCTTACTATTCTCCATGGTAATGAAGATGatgttagacttttttttactaatgCAATGAGTTGTGCTCAGAACATTTTAAGAGAAACTGAAGGTGTAGGAGTGTTTGGAGATGACAGTACAATTATAGATAGATTAATGAATGAGCTTCAAGGATATACACGAACAGTCTCAGTTTTTCTCTCAATATCCCAGGAATTTGAAGATGGTGCTCCTCAACAAGTTGTAGACTTTCTGGAAGGACTTTATGTGTGTTTTCGTTCATTTCTGAATTCATATGAACATTCAAGATCTGTGCAAATAAGACAAGGGAACCTTATTTTTTCACGAATGCCACCAACATTAAGAACTGGTCATTCTGGTCGTCCCAGGTACGACATACAATGTGGTCAAATAACCTACTGTTTATCCTTGGGAATGAGTTGGCAAAGAATAGCTGCATGCTTTGGAATAAGCAGAAGAACATTGTACAGGCACAGACAGCAACTTCAAATTGGCCCAATAACATACACAGAAATATCTGATGAGTTGTTAGCTGGTATTGTCAGGGAGATTCTTCAAACTACTCCAAATGCAGGAGAACGATATGTAATAGGAAGCCTACGATCACGAAACATTAGAATTCAGCGATGGCGTGTGAGACATTGGCTGCAACTTCTTGACCCAATTGGTCGAGCTTTTCGACGTCGCCACACAATTCGTAGAAGAATCTACAATGTTCAAACTCCAAATCAATTATGGTAAGTGTGTTTTGCATATTATCAAATTGCATATT is part of the Poecilia reticulata strain Guanapo unplaced genomic scaffold, Guppy_female_1.0+MT scaffold_793, whole genome shotgun sequence genome and encodes:
- the LOC103461223 gene encoding uncharacterized protein LOC103461223, encoding MCLFLLFLLFQNQLTILHGNEDDVRLFFTNAMSCAQNILRETEGVGVFGDDSTIIDRLMNELQGYTRTVSVFLSISQEFEDGAPQQVVDFLEGLYVCFRSFLNSYEHSRSVQIRQGNLIFSRMPPTLRTGHSGRPRYDIQCGQITYCLSLGMSWQRIAACFGISRRTLYRHRQQLQIGPITYTEISDELLAGIVREILQTTPNAGERYVIGSLRSRNIRIQRWRVRHWLQLLDPIGRAFRRRHTIRRRIYNVQTPNQLWHIDGNHKLVRWRMVFHGCIDGFSRTIIYLQCLDNNRASSVLQLFHAGVQSFGLPRRIRCDHGMENTDVARYMIERRGLNSGSVITGRSVHNQRIERLWAELNRVVAYHFSNLFTFMENEGILDSTDELHLFCLHFIYLPRVQRATAEFRNQWNNHGLSTQRGQTPLQLWQGGVLTSGFSDAIRDIFAVNDTIEMNDTIEMNEIPSLSETQNNIVVPVNMFNVNSTLRNTIQHNIDPLREDGNHGIELFLDLLHFLKEQ